Proteins from one Ranitomeya variabilis isolate aRanVar5 chromosome 1, aRanVar5.hap1, whole genome shotgun sequence genomic window:
- the LOC143793900 gene encoding olfactory receptor 5AR1-like — protein sequence MDPFNQSSATRFILLGLSDVPHLKVIGVLSFLVIYLITLLANFLLIIVVTINPKLHTPMYFFLTNLSFVDICFSTTVVPKIIKNTLSADKSVSLLECAIQMHFHLAFGSTECFILAVMAYDRFVAICKPLHYNIIMSRKMCISLAAASWTSNFIHSFMEVIYTFQMSFCRSNHVNHFFCEVPPFLQMSCSDTFFHELAMYISAGIIVSLSFLLILISYIHIVSTIMKINSSDGRYKALSTCVSHIIVVTFYYGTIMLLYLRPPSRSVNMDKSVSIIYSAVTPMLNPIIYSVRNKDVKDTIRKNPIQDVLRLNLFLLKA from the coding sequence ATGGACCCATTCAACCAATCCTCTGCGACCAGATTTATTCTCCTCGGTTTGTCTGATGTTCCGCACTTGAAGGTTATTGGTGTCCTTtcattcttggttatttatttgataACATTGTTAGCAAACTTTCTACTGATCATAGTGGTAACTATCAATCCAAAGCTCCACACTCCCATGTACTTTTTTCTAACAAATCTTTCCTTCGTTGACATTTGCTTCTCTACCACTGTGGTGCCTAAAATAATAAAGAACACATTATCTGCAGACAAGAGCGTCTCTCTACTGGAATGTGCCATCCAAATGCATTTTCACTTGGCTTTTGGGTCTACAGAGTGTTTCATACTTGCTGTAATGGCTTATGATAGATTTGTTGCTATCTGTAAGCCACTGCATTACAACATCATCATGAGCAGGAAGATGTGTATCAGTCTGGCCGCTGCGTCATGGACCTCAAACTTCATCCACTCATTTATGGAAGTGATCTACACCTTTCAGATGTCCTTCTGCCGTTCCAATCATGTAAACCACTTCTTTTGCGAGGTTCCTCCATTTTTACAAATGTCTTGCAGTGACACTTTTTTCCATGAGTTAGCAATGTACATTTCGGCAGGGATCATAGTTAGTTTATCTTTCCTCTTGATCCTGATTTCCTATATCCATATTGTGTCCACAATCATGAAGATCAATTCATCTGATGGGAGATATAAAGCTCTGTCTACATGTGTCTCCCACATTATTGTGGTGACTTTCTACTATGGGACCATTATGCTTCTATATTTAAGGCCACCTTCTCGTTCTGTAAACATGGATAAGTCTGTCTCTATAATCTACTCAGCTGTGACGCCCATGCTAAACCCTATCATTTACAGTGTTAGAAATAAAGATGTCAAAGACACTATTAGAAAAAATCCAATCCAAGATGTTCTTCgtttaaatttatttttattaaaagcGTAA
- the LOC143793904 gene encoding olfactory receptor 5AR1-like, translated as MDPFNQSSATRFILLGLSDVPHLKVIGVLSFLVIYLITLLANFLLIIVVTINPKLHTPMYFFLTNLSFVDICFSTTVVPKIIKNTLSADKSVSLLECAIQMHFHLAFGSTECFILAVMAYDRFVAICKPLHYNIIMSRKMCISLAAASWTSNFIHSFMEVIDTFQMSFCRSNHVNHFFCEVPPFLQMSCSDTFFHELAMYISAGIIVSLSFLLILISYIHIVSTIMKINSSDGRYKALSTCVSHIIVVTFYYGTIMLLYLRPPSRSVNMDKSVSIIYSAVTPMLNPIIYSVRNKDVKDTIRKNPIQDVLRLNLFLLKA; from the coding sequence ATGGACCCATTCAACCAATCCTCTGCGACCAGATTTATTCTCCTCGGTTTGTCTGATGTTCCGCACTTGAAGGTTATTGGTGTCCTTtcattcttggttatttatttgataACATTGTTAGCAAACTTTCTACTGATCATAGTGGTAACTATCAATCCAAAGCTCCACACTCCCATGTACTTTTTTCTAACAAATCTTTCCTTCGTTGACATTTGCTTCTCTACCACTGTGGTGCCTAAAATAATAAAGAACACATTATCTGCAGACAAGAGCGTCTCTCTACTGGAATGTGCCATCCAAATGCATTTTCACTTGGCTTTTGGGTCTACAGAGTGTTTCATACTTGCTGTAATGGCTTATGATAGATTTGTTGCTATCTGTAAGCCACTGCATTACAACATCATCATGAGCAGGAAGATGTGTATCAGTCTGGCCGCTGCGTCATGGACCTCAAACTTCATCCACTCATTTATGGAAGTGATCGACACCTTTCAGATGTCCTTCTGCCGTTCCAATCATGTAAACCACTTCTTTTGCGAGGTTCCTCCATTTTTACAAATGTCTTGCAGTGACACTTTTTTCCATGAGTTAGCAATGTACATTTCGGCAGGGATCATAGTTAGTTTATCTTTCCTCTTGATCCTGATTTCCTATATCCATATTGTGTCCACAATCATGAAGATCAATTCATCTGATGGGAGATATAAAGCTCTGTCTACATGTGTCTCCCACATTATTGTGGTGACTTTCTACTATGGGACCATTATGCTTCTATATTTAAGGCCACCTTCTCGTTCTGTAAACATGGATAAGTCTGTCTCTATAATCTACTCAGCTGTGACGCCCATGCTAAACCCTATCATTTACAGTGTTAGAAATAAAGATGTCAAAGACACTATTAGAAAAAATCCAATCCAAGATGTTCTTCgtttaaatttatttttattaaaagcGTAA